In Aggregicoccus sp. 17bor-14, the following are encoded in one genomic region:
- a CDS encoding RluA family pseudouridine synthase — protein MIEFRIDEDSAGMRLDKFLRKRLPNVPVSHLFKMVRTKKVRVNGKRAQPEQDLALGDVLSIWGDEKKLTLATRPDERERPKPPPPPVDPSELAILLEDDWIMAVDKPSGMAVHTGSGITGGTLVDYVRAYLGPKAVRNDFAASPAHRLDRETSGVILVAKRRPAMVHFTDLFTNGHPLKRYLTLVKGKMPRPSGVIDLPLAEHQQTGESKARRGVNMQSAVTRWKVVKQSSEAALLSCTIETGRTHQIRRHLTAVGHPVAGDKKYGDFAFNRDVRARWGLKRLFLHAEFIEFPHPEHRRKVRVEAALPPELLDVLKRAALEFPSKPDEHP, from the coding sequence ATGATCGAGTTCCGAATCGACGAAGACAGCGCGGGGATGCGGCTGGACAAGTTCCTGCGCAAGCGCCTGCCCAACGTACCCGTCAGCCACCTGTTCAAGATGGTGCGCACCAAGAAGGTGCGCGTGAACGGCAAGCGGGCCCAACCCGAGCAGGACCTCGCCCTGGGCGACGTGCTCTCCATCTGGGGGGACGAGAAGAAGCTCACGCTCGCCACCCGCCCGGACGAGCGCGAGCGGCCAAAGCCTCCGCCCCCGCCCGTGGACCCCTCCGAGCTCGCCATCCTGCTCGAGGACGACTGGATCATGGCGGTGGACAAGCCGAGCGGCATGGCCGTGCACACCGGCAGCGGCATCACCGGGGGCACGCTCGTGGACTACGTGCGCGCCTACCTGGGGCCCAAGGCGGTGCGCAACGACTTCGCCGCGAGCCCCGCCCACCGCCTGGACCGGGAGACGAGCGGGGTCATCCTCGTGGCCAAGCGCCGCCCGGCGATGGTCCACTTCACCGACCTCTTCACGAACGGGCACCCGCTCAAGCGCTACCTCACCCTGGTGAAGGGCAAGATGCCCAGGCCCTCGGGCGTCATCGACCTGCCGCTCGCCGAGCACCAGCAGACGGGGGAGTCCAAGGCCCGTCGAGGGGTGAACATGCAGTCGGCCGTCACCCGTTGGAAGGTCGTCAAGCAGTCGAGCGAGGCGGCGCTCCTCTCCTGCACCATCGAGACCGGGCGCACTCATCAGATAAGAAGGCACCTGACGGCTGTTGGTCACCCCGTCGCAGGAGACAAGAAGTACGGCGACTTTGCCTTCAACCGAGACGTGCGGGCCCGCTGGGGCCTCAAGCGCCTCTTCCTGCACGCCGAGTTCATCGAATTTCCCCACCCCGAGCACCGCCGCAAGGTGCGCGTCGAGGCGGCCCTGCCGCCTGAGCTGCTAGACGTCCTGAAGCGCGCCGCGCTGGAGTTCCCGAGCAAGCCTGATGAGCACCCCTGA
- a CDS encoding penicillin-binding protein 1A, with protein MSTPDPKTTDRKHSRLVLEGVPPKRSWKTRLAMTAGWLALTGLTAALIAVLGIYYVFSRDLPAIPKVDEYWPPIVTEVYTDDAVLAGEFYSERRKVVPYEHIPKRLVQAFIASEDSSFFDHHGVDVLGTARAVTKTALKKLGLGGRVEGGSTLTQQTAKAVLISAEGFKEATAKTAKRKIREAILAHRLEQALTKEEILYLYLNNVFLGHHSYGVQSAAENYYRKDVRDLTLGEMALIAGLPQAPSRYSPFLRPEEAKRRRRYVLRRMLDEGMITQAEHDAARDEEVKVYPVEDVFHEFAPYFVEQVRKDVVDRYTNKALLTEGLKVFTTMDSERQRAAQEAVMAGLLEVDKRQGYRGPAQQLATEAERKAFIERSRKVMGEEKLELGKLYVGLVTSVDEDGKGSIVQVGPYKGRLPLLGMRWARKVNPEGYYPGLMLTSVKKVVSVGDVLVLRHVEKKDLTDDREQFDRKLDAETPEDLPLFRLEQEPELQSALVSIDPQRQYLTAMVGGYDFDANEFNRAFQACRQPGSTFKPFVYSAAIELLGWTPATVIVDSPIVEHDPDNKVAWKPENYGEDFKGDVLLRTALINSMNIPAVKTFAAVGVKNMAEWARRLGMSTPMNMDFSAALGSSCMYPYDLANVYATFNRYGRKKPTYYVRKVEDRFGRTLEDHTAFDDAWAPLQDRVAAGYARLYEPGEQVMAPETGFILTSLLRGVVQEGTGAPASKLGKPAAGKTGTTNDSFDTWFAGFTRDLVTVTWMGYDLNPHPLGRFETGGRASLPVWLSYMKRALAAKPQGEFYPPESFELERLRIDEKTGQIAAAGATKGVKDMWFKKGTGPTEQATVSGTVNPADIMSIP; from the coding sequence ATGAGCACCCCTGACCCGAAGACGACCGACCGCAAGCACTCCCGCCTCGTGCTGGAGGGCGTGCCGCCGAAGCGCTCCTGGAAGACGCGCCTGGCCATGACCGCCGGCTGGCTCGCCCTCACCGGGCTCACCGCCGCGCTGATCGCCGTGCTCGGCATCTACTACGTCTTCAGCCGCGACCTGCCCGCCATCCCCAAGGTGGACGAGTACTGGCCGCCCATCGTCACCGAGGTCTACACGGACGACGCGGTGCTCGCGGGCGAGTTCTACAGCGAGCGGCGCAAGGTGGTGCCCTACGAGCACATCCCCAAGCGGCTCGTGCAGGCCTTCATCGCCTCCGAGGACTCGAGCTTCTTCGACCACCACGGCGTGGACGTGCTCGGCACGGCGCGCGCCGTGACGAAGACGGCGCTCAAGAAGCTGGGCCTGGGGGGCCGCGTGGAGGGCGGCTCCACGCTCACCCAGCAGACCGCGAAGGCGGTGCTCATCAGCGCCGAGGGCTTCAAGGAGGCCACGGCCAAGACGGCCAAGCGCAAGATCCGCGAGGCCATCCTCGCGCACCGGCTGGAGCAGGCGCTGACGAAGGAGGAGATCCTCTACCTCTACCTCAACAACGTCTTCCTCGGGCACCACAGCTACGGCGTGCAGAGCGCGGCGGAGAACTACTACCGCAAGGACGTGCGCGACCTGACCCTGGGCGAGATGGCGCTCATCGCGGGCCTGCCGCAGGCGCCCAGCCGCTACAGCCCCTTCCTGCGCCCGGAGGAGGCCAAGCGCCGCCGCCGCTACGTGCTGCGCCGCATGCTCGACGAGGGGATGATCACCCAGGCCGAGCACGACGCCGCGCGCGACGAGGAGGTGAAGGTGTACCCCGTGGAGGACGTGTTCCACGAGTTCGCCCCCTACTTCGTCGAGCAGGTGCGCAAGGACGTGGTGGACCGCTACACCAACAAGGCCCTGCTCACCGAAGGCCTCAAGGTCTTCACCACCATGGACAGCGAGCGCCAGCGCGCGGCCCAGGAGGCGGTGATGGCCGGCCTGCTCGAGGTGGACAAGCGCCAGGGCTACCGCGGCCCCGCGCAGCAGCTCGCCACCGAGGCCGAGCGCAAGGCCTTCATCGAGCGCTCGCGCAAGGTGATGGGCGAGGAGAAGCTCGAGCTGGGCAAGCTGTACGTGGGCCTGGTCACCAGCGTGGACGAGGATGGCAAGGGCTCCATCGTACAGGTGGGCCCCTACAAGGGCCGCCTCCCGCTGCTCGGCATGCGCTGGGCGCGCAAGGTGAACCCCGAGGGCTACTACCCGGGCCTGATGCTCACCAGCGTGAAGAAGGTCGTCTCGGTGGGCGACGTGCTCGTGCTGCGCCACGTGGAGAAGAAGGACCTCACGGACGACCGCGAGCAGTTCGACCGCAAGCTGGACGCCGAGACCCCCGAGGACCTCCCGCTCTTCCGCCTGGAGCAGGAGCCCGAGCTGCAGAGCGCGCTCGTCTCCATCGACCCGCAGCGCCAGTACCTGACGGCGATGGTGGGCGGCTACGACTTCGACGCGAACGAGTTCAACCGCGCCTTCCAGGCCTGCCGCCAGCCGGGCAGTACCTTCAAGCCCTTCGTGTACTCGGCCGCCATCGAGCTGCTCGGGTGGACGCCGGCCACCGTCATCGTGGACTCGCCCATCGTGGAGCACGACCCGGACAACAAGGTGGCCTGGAAGCCGGAGAACTACGGCGAGGACTTCAAGGGTGACGTGCTCTTGCGCACCGCGCTCATCAACTCGATGAACATCCCCGCGGTGAAGACCTTCGCCGCGGTGGGGGTGAAGAACATGGCGGAGTGGGCGCGCCGGCTCGGGATGAGCACGCCCATGAACATGGACTTCAGCGCCGCGCTCGGCTCCTCGTGCATGTACCCGTACGACCTGGCCAACGTGTACGCGACCTTCAACCGCTACGGACGCAAGAAGCCCACCTACTACGTGCGCAAGGTGGAGGACCGCTTCGGGCGCACGCTCGAGGACCACACGGCGTTCGATGACGCCTGGGCCCCGCTGCAGGACCGCGTGGCCGCCGGCTACGCGCGCCTCTACGAGCCGGGCGAGCAGGTGATGGCCCCGGAGACCGGCTTCATCCTCACCAGCCTGCTGCGCGGCGTGGTGCAGGAGGGCACGGGCGCCCCGGCGTCGAAGCTGGGCAAGCCCGCGGCCGGCAAGACGGGCACCACCAACGACTCCTTCGACACCTGGTTCGCCGGCTTCACGCGCGACCTCGTGACGGTGACGTGGATGGGCTACGACCTGAACCCGCACCCGCTCGGCCGCTTCGAGACGGGCGGCCGCGCGAGCCTCCCGGTGTGGCTGAGCTACATGAAGCGCGCGCTCGCGGCGAAGCCCCAGGGCGAGTTCTATCCGCCGGAGTCCTTCGAGCTCGAGCGCCTGCGCATCGACGAGAAGACCGGGCAGATCGCCGCCGCGGGCGCCACCAAGGGCGTGAAGGACATGTGGTTCAAGAAGGGCACCGGCCCCACCGAGCAGGCCACGGTGAGCGGCACGGTGAACCCCGCGGACATCATGAGCATCCCGTAG
- a CDS encoding SDR family NAD(P)-dependent oxidoreductase, with amino-acid sequence MDYRTALVTGASSGLGRGLALWFARKGVRVYAAARRSEELEALAAEARAAGGSVEPVVLDVSRTEEVLSRVRALDAACGGLDLVVANAGVGEATPARALEWEKVQRTIDVNVTGAAATLCAALPQMLERGRGHLVAVASLAGYRGLPGNAAYSASKAFLTTFTESLRVDLQGSGVRVTCLHPGFVKSAMTEKNRHPMPFLLETEAGVAHMAHAIEAGKREYAFPFPMRHALRLVKVLPNGLFDAIGRRVKR; translated from the coding sequence TTCGCGCGCAAGGGCGTGCGCGTGTATGCGGCGGCGCGGCGCAGCGAGGAGCTCGAGGCGCTCGCCGCGGAGGCGCGCGCGGCCGGCGGCAGCGTGGAGCCGGTGGTGCTGGACGTCTCGCGCACCGAGGAGGTGCTCAGCCGCGTGCGCGCCCTGGATGCCGCCTGCGGCGGGCTGGACCTGGTGGTGGCCAACGCCGGCGTCGGCGAGGCCACCCCGGCGCGCGCGCTCGAGTGGGAGAAGGTGCAGCGCACCATCGACGTGAACGTGACGGGCGCCGCCGCCACGCTGTGCGCAGCGCTGCCGCAGATGCTCGAGCGCGGGCGCGGCCACCTCGTCGCGGTGGCGAGCCTCGCCGGCTACCGCGGCCTGCCGGGCAACGCCGCGTACTCGGCCTCAAAGGCCTTCCTCACCACCTTCACCGAGAGCCTGCGCGTGGACCTGCAGGGCTCGGGGGTGCGCGTGACCTGCCTGCACCCGGGCTTCGTGAAGAGCGCGATGACGGAGAAGAACCGCCACCCCATGCCCTTCCTGCTCGAGACCGAGGCGGGCGTCGCGCACATGGCGCACGCCATCGAGGCGGGGAAGCGCGAGTACGCCTTCCCCTTCCCGATGCGCCACGCGCTGCGCCTGGTGAAGGTGCTGCCCAATGGCCTGTTCGATGCCATCGGGCGGCGCGTGAAGCGCTGA